In Methylocystis echinoides, one genomic interval encodes:
- a CDS encoding NrtR DNA-binding winged helix domain-containing protein has product MERAKSPTLSPPVAIGLTAAIVAVRGEEPLILTTRTDEKCSEAALPSGPFDPIRHRTFEIGLRAWVAEQTGAPLGYVEQLYTFGDRGRHARAGDRDPHVVSVGYLALTRIGDDSQRPAMGGWRNWHDFFPWEDWRNGRPAIIETTIAPGLRQWVEEAPDAISSSGLSRRQRVELLFGARGFNEENVLERYELLYEAGMVEEALRDGREAAARRGALEPLGHPMRHDHRRILATAMGRLRAKMKYRPVIFELMPAAFTLTELQRTVEAIAGRHLHKQNFRRLVESSAIVEPTGEMSMQTGGRPAALFHFRRNVLQERPSPGLRVGIKS; this is encoded by the coding sequence ATTGAAAGGGCCAAGAGCCCGACGCTGTCTCCGCCGGTTGCGATCGGCCTGACGGCGGCGATTGTCGCCGTTCGGGGCGAAGAACCGCTCATCCTCACCACCCGCACCGACGAAAAATGCAGTGAAGCCGCCCTGCCGTCCGGGCCCTTCGACCCGATCCGACATCGGACCTTCGAGATTGGTCTGCGCGCCTGGGTCGCCGAACAGACCGGCGCGCCGCTCGGCTACGTGGAGCAACTCTACACTTTCGGCGACCGCGGTCGGCATGCGCGCGCCGGCGACCGGGATCCTCATGTGGTTTCCGTCGGCTATCTCGCCCTGACGCGCATTGGCGACGACAGTCAGCGCCCGGCGATGGGCGGCTGGCGCAATTGGCATGATTTCTTCCCTTGGGAAGATTGGCGTAACGGCCGCCCCGCGATCATCGAGACGACCATTGCGCCAGGGCTCCGTCAATGGGTGGAGGAAGCGCCCGATGCCATTTCATCCTCCGGTCTCTCGCGCCGGCAGCGCGTGGAGCTCCTGTTCGGCGCGCGCGGCTTCAACGAGGAAAATGTCCTCGAGCGCTATGAGCTGCTCTACGAAGCGGGCATGGTGGAGGAAGCGCTGCGAGATGGGCGCGAGGCGGCCGCCCGGCGTGGGGCGCTCGAACCCCTCGGCCATCCGATGCGACATGATCATCGCCGCATTCTTGCCACGGCCATGGGGCGGTTGCGCGCCAAAATGAAGTATCGGCCGGTGATCTTCGAGCTAATGCCGGCGGCGTTTACCCTCACAGAGCTTCAGCGAACAGTCGAAGCGATCGCCGGACGGCATCTTCACAAGCAGAACTTCAGAAGACTGGTCGAGTCTTCCGCCATCGTCGAGCCAACCGGCGAAATGTCTATGCAGACCGG